Proteins encoded together in one Thermococcus gammatolerans EJ3 window:
- a CDS encoding NHL repeat-containing protein, with product MKRMFVFVGLLLILGTLIPAGKVIAEENTHWAKTYRGECEDTARAVAIAPNGDIIVAGYTESFGAGYGDVWVLRLDSEGNVKWQKTYGGSDKDWAAAVAVADNGDVIVAGGTESFGAGKADVWVLRLDENGNVKWQKTYGGKGYDVARSVAIAENGDIIVVGGTESFGAGKADVWVLRLDENGNVKWQKTYGGSSYDWGHAVAITDNGDVIVAGSTDSFGTHEDVLVLRLDTNGNVKWQKTYGGIRGDIAFAVAIAPNGDIIVTGHTKSFGDWDSDVWVLRLDGNGNVKWQKTYGGSSDDDAYSVAIAPNGDIIVVGRTWSFGAGEDDVWVLRLDENGNVEWQKTYGGSDEEEAYAVAVAPNGDIIVAGWNFGADLADVWVLRLPPDGSLSNLPRDSNAPVGDTTVQPGDFNASVKDSQAQVMDSQAVVQDSDATVTTVMSSETTSSTTTTTSPSQITTTTTITATHRTTTTTTHQTTTTHETTTTSKPTTTSSKTTTTPTTSTAPIHTGTTTHKTTTTTTTSEGGGGTHICGPATIVGLVVITAAVSKIRRRKHQ from the coding sequence ATGAAGAGGATGTTCGTCTTCGTGGGGCTCCTCCTCATCTTAGGGACCCTGATTCCTGCGGGAAAGGTGATTGCAGAAGAAAACACTCACTGGGCCAAAACATACAGAGGGGAATGTGAAGATACGGCTCGCGCGGTTGCTATTGCTCCAAACGGAGACATTATAGTCGCAGGCTATACTGAAAGCTTCGGAGCTGGTTATGGCGACGTTTGGGTTCTCAGGCTCGATAGCGAGGGTAATGTTAAGTGGCAGAAGACTTACGGTGGAAGTGACAAGGATTGGGCTGCTGCGGTTGCAGTCGCGGATAACGGTGACGTTATAGTGGCAGGCGGGACTGAAAGCTTTGGAGCCGGTAAAGCTGACGTTTGGGTTCTCAGGCTTGACGAGAACGGCAACGTGAAATGGCAGAAAACCTACGGCGGTAAAGGTTATGATGTAGCTCGCTCGGTTGCCATTGCAGAAAATGGAGACATCATCGTGGTAGGTGGAACTGAAAGCTTCGGGGCTGGTAAAGCTGACGTTTGGGTTCTTCGCCTAGACGAGAATGGGAATGTCAAATGGCAGAAGACTTACGGTGGAAGTAGTTATGATTGGGGTCATGCGGTTGCCATTACAGACAACGGTGACGTTATAGTAGCAGGCTCCACGGACAGCTTCGGTACTCACGAAGATGTTTTGGTTCTTAGGCTTGATACCAATGGTAACGTGAAATGGCAGAAAACCTATGGCGGAATTAGAGGTGATATAGCTTTCGCGGTTGCCATTGCACCGAACGGGGACATCATAGTAACAGGTCACACTAAAAGCTTTGGTGATTGGGATAGTGACGTTTGGGTTCTCCGCCTGGATGGGAATGGTAACGTGAAATGGCAGAAAACCTACGGCGGGAGTAGTGATGATGATGCTTATTCGGTTGCAATTGCACCAAACGGGGATATCATAGTGGTGGGTCGGACTTGGAGCTTCGGCGCTGGTGAAGATGACGTTTGGGTTCTTAGGCTTGACGAGAACGGTAACGTGGAATGGCAAAAAACATACGGCGGGAGTGACGAGGAGGAGGCTTATGCAGTTGCCGTTGCACCAAACGGGGATATCATAGTGGCAGGCTGGAACTTTGGCGCTGATCTTGCTGACGTTTGGGTTCTCAGGCTCCCCCCAGATGGTTCACTCTCAAACTTGCCGAGAGACTCCAATGCCCCTGTTGGAGATACGACTGTTCAACCCGGTGATTTCAATGCAAGTGTTAAAGATTCCCAAGCGCAGGTGATGGATTCGCAAGCGGTAGTACAAGACTCTGACGCTACTGTCACGACAGTGATGAGTTCGGAAACAACTTCCTCAACTACCACTACGACGTCCCCAAGCCAAATAACTACAACCACTACCATAACAGCCACTCACAGGACAACTACGACTACCACCCACCAAACAACGACAACCCACGAAACCACCACGACGAGCAAACCGACTACAACGAGCAGCAAGACTACCACAACCCCCACAACCTCCACAGCCCCAATCCACACCGGAACTACAACCCACAAGACTACAACAACCACAACGACTTCTGAGGGCGGTGGAGGCACCCATATCTGCGGTCCAGCAACAATAGTCGGTCTCGTGGTTATTACCGCGGCCGTAAGCAAAATCCGGCGCAGAAAACACCAGTAA
- a CDS encoding geranylgeranylglyceryl/heptaprenylglyceryl phosphate synthase, protein MLEIGKVERYIHEKLKKEKLHFVLLDPDDVSPETAGKIAEMSEAIGVDAIMVGGSTGAEGEVLDSVVRAIKESSSLPVILFPGSHGGISRYADAIFFMSLLNSRNPFFITGSQALGAFTVKRYGIEPIPMAYLIIEPGETVGWVGDAKPIPRHKPKIAAAYALAGQYLGMRLVYLEAGSGAPQPVPPEMIALVRKVIDVPLIVGGGIRTKEQARRAVEAGADIIVTGTAVEKAGSIEKARKKLEELNSGVKI, encoded by the coding sequence ATGCTTGAAATTGGAAAGGTTGAGCGCTACATTCACGAGAAGCTGAAGAAGGAGAAGCTCCACTTCGTTCTCCTCGACCCGGACGACGTTTCGCCGGAAACGGCCGGAAAGATAGCAGAGATGAGCGAGGCTATAGGCGTTGACGCGATAATGGTCGGCGGTTCAACAGGGGCCGAGGGAGAGGTCCTCGACAGCGTTGTGAGGGCTATAAAGGAGTCCTCCAGCCTGCCAGTAATTCTCTTCCCAGGCTCGCACGGCGGGATAAGCAGGTACGCGGACGCGATATTCTTCATGAGCCTCCTCAACTCGCGGAATCCGTTCTTCATAACGGGCTCCCAGGCGTTGGGAGCATTCACCGTCAAGCGCTATGGGATAGAGCCTATTCCGATGGCCTACCTGATAATCGAGCCCGGCGAAACCGTCGGCTGGGTCGGCGATGCGAAGCCAATACCGAGACACAAGCCGAAGATCGCCGCCGCGTACGCCTTAGCCGGCCAGTACCTCGGCATGCGCCTCGTTTACCTTGAAGCGGGTAGCGGTGCCCCACAGCCGGTTCCGCCCGAGATGATTGCCCTCGTTAGGAAGGTCATAGACGTTCCGCTCATCGTTGGGGGTGGAATCCGGACGAAGGAACAGGCGAGGAGGGCGGTTGAAGCGGGGGCCGACATCATCGTTACAGGAACTGCGGTAGAAAAGGCTGGCTCGATTGAGAAGGCAAGGAAAAAGCTTGAGGAGTTAAACTCGGGGGTCAAAATCTAA
- a CDS encoding antitoxin family protein, whose amino-acid sequence MGTVIEAVYDGTTFRPPKKVNLHKRAKVKVIVGETIWDLLEEIEGIPVEVNVEEVLEDVRERKRF is encoded by the coding sequence ATGGGAACGGTCATCGAGGCCGTCTACGACGGCACGACGTTCAGGCCCCCGAAGAAGGTTAACCTCCATAAGAGGGCAAAAGTTAAGGTAATCGTTGGAGAGACGATATGGGACCTGCTCGAGGAGATTGAGGGAATCCCCGTCGAGGTAAACGTCGAGGAAGTGCTTGAGGATGTCAGGGAACGAAAGCGGTTCTGA